From Mycoplasmopsis gallinacea, the proteins below share one genomic window:
- the ligA gene encoding NAD-dependent DNA ligase LigA has protein sequence MEKDKIQEKISKLVAEINKWNNEYYNLDSPTVSDQTYDKALRELEELEQKYPDLILEGSPTQKIGGFASNKFQKYTHKKPMLSLAKAYTFEEIGKFVENAQKLAGGENLSYSLEPKIDGLSIALFYENGQLIRAVTRGDGKIGEDVTENIYQIKSVPKRIDYKNELEVRGEVYLSKSVFQEINNNLEEQGLKTFANPRNAASGTLRQLDAKIVKQRKLDAFLYQIVDTDFHNITTQEQALEFLGKHKFPLNNYHNIAKSLDEIINNIEEFGKIKNDLDYECDGFVIKINQFFLYEKLGYTAKFPRYAIAYKYESESANTEIKDIIATVGRTGKITYVANLEPVNLNQTTVSNATLHNYEFIKDMEINIGDIVKIIKSGEIIPKVIELVAKKTDSIFSKVTNCPSCNSVLVHVDNLVDQFCTNEDCPSKIVKKLIHFVSRNAMNMQVIGESNVELFYNLGIVKKVTDFYQLHNYKELLLSQPTYKDKKVNNILDSIENSKNVSFAKTLFALGIKHIGSQVAELIAQKVGSFKELLDLNLDSLALIDTIGDKIVSSIKEFISKDENKMIMLELDQILNYQKVTNGNLLSGKTFVITGTLSKERNYFKDLILQNGGKVSSSVSSKTSFLLAGENAGSKKEKALENGVAIIDEDAFNEMIK, from the coding sequence TTAGAAAAAGACAAAATCCAAGAAAAAATCAGCAAATTAGTTGCTGAAATTAATAAATGAAATAATGAATATTATAATTTGGATAGCCCTACAGTTAGCGACCAAACATATGATAAAGCACTTAGAGAACTTGAAGAGTTAGAGCAAAAATATCCAGATCTTATTTTAGAAGGTTCACCTACGCAAAAAATAGGTGGATTTGCTTCAAATAAGTTCCAAAAATACACTCATAAAAAACCAATGCTTTCACTAGCTAAAGCATATACATTTGAAGAAATTGGGAAATTTGTTGAAAATGCACAAAAATTAGCTGGTGGCGAAAACCTTTCATATTCACTAGAACCTAAAATTGATGGACTTTCAATTGCTCTTTTTTATGAAAATGGGCAGCTTATTCGAGCTGTTACCAGAGGGGATGGAAAAATTGGTGAAGATGTTACTGAAAACATCTATCAAATTAAATCTGTTCCAAAGCGAATTGATTATAAAAATGAATTAGAAGTTCGTGGTGAAGTTTATTTAAGCAAAAGTGTCTTTCAAGAAATTAATAATAATTTAGAAGAGCAAGGATTAAAAACTTTTGCCAACCCTAGAAATGCAGCTTCAGGAACTTTAAGACAGCTAGATGCTAAAATTGTAAAGCAAAGAAAACTAGATGCTTTTTTATATCAAATCGTTGATACTGATTTTCATAATATTACAACTCAAGAGCAAGCTCTTGAGTTTCTAGGAAAACATAAATTCCCTTTAAATAATTATCATAACATTGCTAAATCATTAGATGAAATTATTAATAATATTGAAGAATTTGGAAAAATTAAAAACGATTTAGATTATGAATGTGATGGGTTTGTTATTAAAATTAACCAGTTTTTCTTATATGAAAAACTAGGTTATACTGCCAAATTTCCTCGCTATGCAATTGCTTATAAATATGAAAGCGAATCAGCTAATACTGAAATTAAAGACATAATTGCTACTGTTGGCAGAACTGGAAAAATTACTTATGTAGCTAATTTAGAACCGGTTAACTTAAATCAAACTACAGTGTCTAATGCTACCTTACATAATTATGAATTTATTAAAGATATGGAAATTAACATTGGTGATATTGTAAAAATTATCAAATCTGGAGAAATTATTCCAAAGGTTATTGAATTAGTTGCTAAAAAAACAGATTCTATTTTTTCAAAAGTCACTAACTGCCCAAGTTGTAATTCAGTTTTAGTTCATGTAGATAATTTAGTAGATCAGTTTTGCACCAATGAAGATTGTCCTTCTAAAATAGTGAAAAAGTTAATTCACTTTGTTTCTCGCAATGCAATGAATATGCAAGTAATTGGTGAATCAAATGTTGAGTTATTTTACAATTTAGGAATTGTTAAAAAAGTAACTGATTTTTATCAGTTACATAACTATAAAGAATTGCTTTTAAGTCAACCTACTTATAAAGACAAAAAAGTTAATAATATTCTTGATAGCATTGAAAATTCTAAAAATGTATCTTTTGCAAAAACTCTTTTTGCACTAGGAATTAAGCATATTGGTTCTCAAGTAGCTGAACTTATTGCTCAGAAAGTAGGTAGTTTTAAGGAATTATTAGATCTAAATTTAGATTCACTTGCTTTAATAGATACTATTGGTGATAAAATTGTCAGTTCAATTAAAGAGTTTATTTCTAAAGATGAAAATAAAATGATTATGCTTGAGCTAGATCAAATTTTAAATTATCAAAAAGTTACTAATGGCAATTTACTAAGTGGTAAAACTTTTGTAATTACCGGAACTCTTTCGAAAGAACGTAATTACTTTAAAGATTTAATTCTTCAAAATGGTGGTAAAGTATCTTCAAGTGTTTCAAGTAAAACTTCTTTCCTTCTTGCTGGTGAAAATGCTGGAAGTAAAAAAGAAAAAGCTCTTGAAAATGGAGTTGCAATTATTGATGAAGATGCTTTTAATGAAATGATCAAATAA
- the trmD gene encoding tRNA (guanosine(37)-N1)-methyltransferase TrmD, giving the protein MKINFLTLFPKYFEPFINESIIKKAQEKNLLDFEVVDFRDFSKSKHRKVDDEIYGGGHGLLLQVEPIDLALDSLKDRGGYKILVTPQGKTFNQEIANELAKYDQITFISGRYEGFDERVVELCDLELSIGDYVLTGGELPSMVMADSVARLVPGVIREESHVYDSFQGNGLLDYPQYTRPREYKGMKVPEVLFSGDHKKIEEWKSNAQYQKTLKNRPDIIERIKNEK; this is encoded by the coding sequence ATGAAAATTAATTTCCTAACCCTTTTTCCAAAATATTTTGAACCTTTTATTAATGAAAGCATCATTAAAAAAGCTCAAGAAAAAAACCTTTTAGATTTTGAAGTTGTTGATTTTAGAGATTTTAGCAAAAGTAAACATCGTAAAGTTGATGATGAAATTTATGGTGGAGGTCATGGGTTGCTTCTTCAAGTAGAACCAATTGATCTTGCCTTAGATTCACTTAAAGATCGAGGAGGTTATAAAATATTAGTAACACCTCAAGGTAAAACCTTTAATCAAGAAATTGCAAATGAACTTGCTAAATATGATCAAATTACATTTATTTCTGGACGCTATGAAGGTTTTGATGAAAGAGTTGTAGAACTTTGTGATCTAGAACTGTCAATTGGAGATTATGTTTTAACTGGTGGCGAACTTCCATCAATGGTTATGGCTGATTCAGTTGCTAGATTGGTTCCAGGAGTTATTCGTGAAGAATCACATGTCTATGATTCTTTCCAAGGAAATGGGTTACTTGATTATCCTCAGTACACTAGACCAAGAGAATATAAAGGAATGAAAGTTCCTGAGGTTCTTTTTAGTGGAGATCATAAAAAAATTGAGGAATGAAAATCAAATGCACAATATCAGAAAACTTTAAAAAACAGACCTGATATTATTGAAAGGATTAAAAATGAGAAATAA
- the rpsP gene encoding 30S ribosomal protein S16, producing MVKIRLKRMGSKFSPVYKIVAADARAPRDGKFIEALGHYNPLNDEVVLNKEQILKWLSQGAQPTATVANLFKAHKLTSELKK from the coding sequence ATGGTAAAAATTAGATTAAAAAGAATGGGGAGCAAATTTAGCCCAGTTTACAAAATTGTAGCTGCTGACGCTAGAGCTCCTCGTGATGGTAAATTTATTGAAGCACTTGGACACTACAACCCATTAAACGATGAAGTTGTATTAAACAAAGAACAAATTTTAAAATGATTATCACAAGGTGCACAACCTACAGCAACTGTTGCTAACTTATTCAAAGCTCACAAATTAACAAGCGAATTAAAAAAATAG
- a CDS encoding trigger factor-related chaperone yields the protein MRLEKKHFTAEKEIWIKIQNDVYNNLVAQGKEINQKIILDHSKEYASRIWINKQWTLLNNEAKGQKIYFRPVISNIVANVEEFSYDLSWYVIDDLNFIKMDLTPSELKYDFENNFSEVSKAFIEHTFKNYKFRVDKDSNVSVGDLIEVEITSVKTKQSSKTMLEVSENSENPIITWAIGKNKGAEDILKDNNSDLKIKILNITEFVTKELNEETLPLLHKYGIYSLKEAKEQILNVIRTENLNAVMFAYGKKLLDLIMQKNKDVSFPMELLELEASSSRYDNLRENKDALYKKINIDLWNYFWDMFIRIKCNFDISKQEVEETIQFAHRFWAKLENQNKLNITAIHNVLICQKLGLFYLKKVDPNFYEKNKKLFYFDNYK from the coding sequence ATGAGACTTGAAAAAAAACATTTTACAGCAGAAAAAGAAATATGAATCAAAATTCAAAATGATGTATATAACAACCTTGTAGCGCAAGGTAAAGAAATTAATCAAAAAATCATTTTAGATCATAGTAAAGAATATGCTTCTAGAATATGAATTAACAAGCAATGAACCTTGTTAAATAATGAAGCTAAAGGCCAAAAGATTTACTTTAGACCAGTAATTAGCAACATTGTTGCTAATGTAGAAGAATTTAGTTATGATCTTTCTTGATATGTTATTGATGATTTAAATTTTATTAAAATGGATTTAACGCCTTCGGAACTAAAATATGATTTTGAGAATAACTTTAGTGAGGTAAGTAAAGCGTTTATTGAACACACTTTTAAAAACTATAAATTCAGAGTAGATAAAGATTCTAATGTTTCAGTTGGTGATCTTATTGAAGTAGAAATTACAAGCGTTAAAACAAAACAATCAAGTAAAACAATGCTTGAAGTAAGTGAAAATAGTGAAAACCCAATTATAACATGAGCTATTGGTAAAAACAAAGGTGCTGAAGATATTTTAAAAGATAATAATAGCGATCTTAAAATTAAGATTTTAAACATCACTGAATTTGTAACTAAAGAGTTAAATGAAGAAACTTTACCTCTTTTACATAAATATGGTATTTATTCACTTAAAGAAGCAAAAGAACAAATTTTAAATGTTATTAGAACTGAGAATTTAAATGCTGTAATGTTTGCTTATGGTAAAAAACTTCTTGATTTAATTATGCAAAAAAATAAAGATGTTTCTTTTCCGATGGAATTATTAGAGCTTGAAGCTTCTTCAAGCAGATATGATAACCTTAGAGAAAACAAAGATGCACTTTATAAGAAAATCAATATCGATTTATGAAACTACTTTTGAGATATGTTTATTAGAATTAAATGTAATTTTGATATCTCTAAACAAGAAGTTGAAGAAACAATTCAATTTGCACACCGTTTTTGAGCTAAGTTAGAGAACCAAAATAAATTAAATATTACTGCTATTCACAATGTTTTAATTTGTCAAAAATTAGGACTTTTCTACCTTAAAAAAGTTGATCCTAATTTTTATGAAAAAAACAAAAAACTATTTTACTTTGATAATTACAAATAA
- the rplS gene encoding 50S ribosomal protein L19, giving the protein MRNKLIELVEQSQLRTDIVPFQTGDNVRVHVRIREGEKERIQVFEGLAIVNKESGTRQTFTVRKISYGVGVERTFPLNSPLIAHIEVVRSNKVRRQRLFFMRSRQGKSARLKEIKR; this is encoded by the coding sequence ATGAGAAATAAATTAATTGAATTAGTTGAGCAATCACAATTACGTACAGATATCGTTCCATTCCAAACAGGAGATAATGTTCGTGTTCACGTACGTATCCGTGAAGGTGAAAAAGAACGTATCCAAGTTTTTGAAGGTCTTGCAATTGTTAACAAAGAATCAGGAACAAGACAAACTTTCACAGTTAGAAAAATTTCATATGGTGTTGGTGTTGAAAGAACATTCCCACTTAACTCACCATTAATTGCACACATCGAAGTTGTTCGTTCAAACAAAGTTCGTAGACAAAGATTATTCTTTATGCGTTCACGTCAAGGTAAAAGTGCTCGTCTTAAAGAAATCAAAAGATAA
- a CDS encoding GA module-containing protein, with translation MKLKNKVLVGASVATTLVVPAALVAANSEETKAKSLAQIFAEVEAEATTNTAGEGNGAETETAPEQPATPAQPEAKSVATASSPEEAKAQAKSYIAELSISEELKTYTNQKIDAATTVDEVETQLQDVQELAVKITSLMAFQYLTATQKTVYSNDLVEKYKSDSSDKSTEYTTVFEAAEESDTLMRNVDTLLTNADALKQNRNLVYALANESNETLKKVQDLKASKEALDTKVTEVNSLKSDTNLDTVKASLQELETKKDALAEAEKDTDAKIKAVVSETKTELKNFVEGTSHISESLKTKTKDKADKTNWLSSLVELKNTIVALEEDTPVAVAEVNKQDAVHGETKYLNAEDDKKQAYDNAVKAIKDLLEGDKLNSETTTAPQLKKLTEDLKAAEAALNGEGRLKEVQDTAKAAIDALPYLSTAIKEHFKAEIDKQTLVAEVERLQKQATDLNASAEELINQVKAAIAVKPTVKYTLASETPDNLKTALDEKQTAGENLLTHTAASGETPESYVLTSKDTEKDAVNTAAKAIKDAIDALDGDKVLAKKREDAKAQINALEFLSDNAKSQYNNKIDTLEVPKAIDGVVTVATTVNAKAGELINEVKKHPNYKEKDGNYIEADQDKKTAFDNAMDAATALLENNLLREWVENLPEADAKLDVETKKDEVVRTYSELNGTERLNKAKEDANTALDGLNYLPEEYKQAKRDEINDASSINAVNAIKDAAKALNASVEALVNALRDAKAYKTNENYTEATPEKQAAFNNAITNGDALLSNEILKDKATTQEAVDAATAEIKRTKAALDGFKKVAMDKLNEYKNARLLVNLSRVAVDEYVKQINDLTNPTKEQVDAIVNEAIEVNKVAGEHIRLLSSATSTIIDKPARYENASKETKANFNNLVEQQLALYNKVKDAARGQNPRTLEAELKAATSLEKITESFNALSQAFNKENLKAAEAKPVVNNKVESNSDNNWKKWLWIPVSLLVVGTVIIAAGLLRVYSKKKASK, from the coding sequence ATGAAATTAAAAAATAAAGTTTTAGTTGGTGCTAGCGTTGCAACAACATTAGTTGTTCCAGCAGCTTTAGTAGCAGCAAATTCAGAAGAGACAAAGGCAAAATCACTTGCTCAAATCTTTGCTGAAGTTGAAGCTGAAGCAACAACAAACACAGCAGGTGAAGGAAATGGTGCAGAAACAGAGACAGCTCCAGAACAACCTGCAACACCTGCACAACCAGAAGCTAAATCAGTTGCTACAGCTTCATCACCAGAAGAAGCTAAAGCTCAAGCAAAATCATACATTGCTGAATTAAGCATTTCAGAAGAATTAAAAACATACACAAATCAAAAAATTGATGCCGCAACAACAGTTGATGAAGTGGAAACACAATTACAAGATGTTCAAGAATTAGCTGTTAAAATTACTAGTTTAATGGCATTCCAATACTTAACAGCTACACAAAAAACTGTTTACTCAAATGATTTAGTTGAAAAATATAAATCAGATTCATCAGATAAATCAACAGAATATACAACTGTTTTTGAAGCTGCTGAAGAATCAGATACATTAATGAGAAATGTTGACACACTTTTAACTAATGCTGACGCTCTTAAACAAAACAGAAACCTTGTTTATGCATTAGCTAACGAAAGTAATGAAACACTTAAAAAAGTTCAAGACTTAAAAGCTTCAAAAGAAGCATTAGACACAAAAGTTACTGAAGTAAACTCACTTAAATCAGATACAAACCTTGATACTGTAAAAGCATCATTACAAGAATTAGAAACTAAAAAAGACGCTCTTGCAGAAGCTGAAAAAGATACAGATGCAAAAATTAAAGCTGTTGTTTCAGAAACAAAAACTGAGCTTAAAAATTTTGTTGAAGGAACATCACATATTTCAGAAAGTTTAAAAACAAAAACAAAAGATAAAGCAGATAAAACAAACTGACTTTCATCATTAGTTGAACTTAAAAACACAATTGTTGCTTTAGAAGAAGATACACCAGTTGCTGTTGCTGAAGTTAATAAGCAAGACGCAGTTCATGGTGAAACTAAATATTTAAACGCTGAAGATGATAAAAAACAAGCTTATGACAATGCTGTTAAAGCTATTAAAGATCTTTTAGAGGGTGATAAATTAAATAGCGAAACAACAACAGCGCCTCAATTAAAAAAATTAACAGAAGATCTTAAAGCTGCAGAAGCTGCTCTTAACGGAGAAGGAAGACTTAAAGAAGTTCAAGACACTGCTAAAGCTGCTATTGATGCTTTACCATACTTATCAACAGCAATTAAAGAACACTTCAAAGCAGAAATCGACAAACAAACTCTTGTAGCAGAAGTTGAAAGACTTCAAAAACAAGCAACAGATTTAAATGCATCAGCAGAAGAACTTATTAATCAAGTTAAAGCTGCTATTGCTGTTAAACCAACTGTTAAATATACATTAGCTTCAGAAACTCCAGATAACTTAAAAACAGCTCTTGACGAAAAGCAAACTGCAGGTGAAAATCTTTTAACACACACAGCTGCTAGTGGTGAAACACCTGAATCATATGTATTAACATCAAAAGATACAGAAAAAGATGCTGTAAATACAGCTGCTAAAGCTATTAAAGACGCTATTGATGCTCTTGATGGGGATAAAGTTTTAGCTAAAAAACGTGAAGATGCAAAAGCTCAAATTAATGCATTAGAGTTCCTTTCAGATAATGCAAAATCACAATACAACAATAAAATTGATACATTAGAAGTTCCAAAAGCTATTGATGGTGTTGTGACAGTTGCTACAACAGTTAATGCAAAAGCTGGTGAATTAATTAATGAAGTTAAAAAACACCCTAACTACAAAGAGAAAGATGGAAACTACATCGAAGCTGATCAAGATAAAAAGACAGCATTTGACAACGCAATGGATGCTGCTACAGCTCTTTTAGAAAACAACTTATTAAGAGAATGAGTTGAAAACTTACCAGAAGCTGACGCTAAACTTGATGTTGAAACCAAAAAAGATGAAGTTGTAAGAACATATAGCGAACTTAATGGTACAGAAAGACTTAACAAAGCTAAAGAAGATGCTAATACAGCTCTTGACGGATTAAACTACTTACCAGAAGAATACAAACAAGCAAAAAGAGATGAAATTAATGATGCTTCAAGCATTAACGCAGTTAACGCAATTAAAGATGCTGCTAAAGCATTAAACGCTTCAGTAGAAGCTCTTGTTAATGCTCTTAGAGATGCAAAAGCATACAAAACAAACGAAAACTACACAGAAGCTACACCAGAAAAACAAGCAGCATTCAACAATGCTATTACAAATGGTGATGCATTACTTTCAAATGAAATTCTTAAAGATAAAGCTACAACACAAGAAGCGGTAGATGCTGCTACAGCTGAAATTAAGAGAACAAAAGCTGCACTTGATGGATTCAAAAAAGTAGCAATGGACAAACTTAATGAATACAAAAATGCAAGATTACTTGTTAACCTTTCACGTGTTGCTGTTGATGAATATGTAAAACAAATTAATGATTTAACAAACCCAACAAAAGAACAAGTTGATGCTATTGTTAATGAAGCAATTGAAGTTAACAAAGTTGCTGGAGAACACATTAGATTACTTAGCTCAGCTACATCAACAATCATTGACAAACCAGCAAGATATGAAAACGCTTCAAAAGAAACTAAAGCAAACTTCAATAATCTTGTAGAGCAACAATTAGCTTTATATAACAAAGTTAAAGATGCTGCTAGAGGACAAAACCCAAGAACTCTTGAAGCAGAATTAAAAGCTGCAACTTCATTAGAAAAAATTACTGAAAGCTTTAATGCTCTTTCACAAGCATTCAACAAAGAAAACCTTAAAGCTGCAGAAGCTAAACCAGTTGTTAATAACAAAGTTGAATCAAATTCAGATAACAATTGAAAAAAATGATTATGAATTCCAGTTTCATTATTAGTAGTTGGAACAGTAATCATTGCTGCTGGATTACTTAGAGTTTACTCAAAGAAAAAAGCATCTAAATAA